One Salinimonas marina DNA segment encodes these proteins:
- the metA gene encoding homoserine O-acetyltransferase MetA, whose protein sequence is MPIRIPEQLPAQDVLLGENIFTMDSLRAANQDIRPLEVGILNLMPNKIETEVQLLRLLSNTPLQINVDLIRIDNLAPKHTPQSHMDAFYHDFSSVAAKRYDGLIVTGAPLAHLDYRQVKYWDTMAEILDWSERHVQSTLYLCWAAHAAMYHFFNVERSLRADKLSGVFEHQVLDPHHELLRGFDPYFYAPHSRFGHISCEAYAAVNELKVLARSDEAGAYLAASQDNRKVFVTGHPEYDPETLHEEYQRDLNSETPAVLPQHYYPDDNPILEPKVRWRSHGSLLFTNWLNYCVYQNTPYDLNLLASHAGKRGNK, encoded by the coding sequence ATGCCAATTAGAATTCCCGAACAACTTCCGGCTCAGGATGTGCTGTTAGGGGAGAATATATTCACGATGGACAGCCTGCGGGCGGCCAATCAGGATATTCGTCCGCTTGAAGTTGGCATACTCAATCTTATGCCGAACAAAATTGAAACCGAAGTTCAATTGCTGAGGTTGCTTTCAAACACGCCGTTGCAAATAAACGTGGATTTGATCCGGATTGATAACCTGGCGCCTAAACATACCCCGCAGTCACACATGGATGCGTTTTATCATGATTTCTCCAGTGTGGCCGCCAAACGATATGATGGTCTTATTGTTACCGGCGCGCCGTTGGCACATCTGGATTATCGGCAGGTCAAGTACTGGGACACCATGGCCGAGATCCTCGACTGGTCTGAACGCCATGTGCAGTCTACATTGTACCTATGCTGGGCAGCCCATGCGGCGATGTATCACTTTTTCAATGTCGAGCGAAGCCTACGTGCCGACAAACTTTCTGGCGTATTTGAACACCAGGTATTAGATCCTCACCATGAATTACTTCGAGGTTTTGACCCGTATTTTTACGCCCCGCATTCCCGCTTTGGGCACATTAGCTGCGAGGCCTATGCGGCGGTCAATGAGTTGAAGGTACTAGCTCGCTCAGATGAGGCAGGGGCCTACCTTGCTGCTTCGCAGGACAACCGCAAAGTGTTTGTCACCGGTCATCCTGAATATGATCCCGAAACGCTGCACGAAGAATATCAGCGCGATTTGAATAGCGAAACGCCAGCTGTGCTGCCTCAGCATTATTATCCTGATGACAACCCCATCCTAGAGCCCAAGGTGCGATGGCGCTCACATGGCAGCTTGCTATTTACCAACTGGCTGAATTACTGTGTTTATCAGAATACGCCTTATGATCTGAATCTATTAGCCAGCCATGCTGGCAAAAGAGGTAACAAGTGA
- a CDS encoding DUF2802 domain-containing protein, which produces MTAPQLTVIAMAFGATAVVLLIALGFYLLTLKRRLQHLQNEHSHHLKVTEEQLRHFQHQLDEKQNRSLVQSRHLQQLQNSLTAVEAQVKEVKLQDPSMRLYQRAAELVKQGASVEELVQTCDIPHTEAEMIMKIHKDNPPPT; this is translated from the coding sequence ATGACCGCACCCCAGCTCACTGTTATCGCAATGGCATTCGGTGCTACAGCAGTTGTGCTGCTAATAGCTCTGGGGTTTTATCTGCTTACCCTGAAGCGCCGATTGCAGCACCTGCAAAATGAACACAGTCACCATCTTAAAGTCACCGAAGAACAGTTACGCCATTTTCAGCATCAACTGGATGAAAAGCAAAATCGTTCTTTAGTGCAAAGTCGGCATTTACAGCAATTACAAAATAGTCTTACCGCGGTGGAAGCACAGGTTAAAGAAGTTAAACTTCAGGACCCCTCCATGCGATTGTACCAGCGCGCGGCAGAACTGGTGAAGCAGGGCGCTTCAGTAGAAGAACTGGTCCAAACCTGTGACATTCCTCATACCGAAGCTGAAATGATCATGAAAATCCACAAGGATAACCCGCCCCCAACGTAA
- a CDS encoding chemotaxis protein CheW, producing MNEERAINNTPDNNDEVLQWVTYRLGDETYGINVMQVQEVLRYTEIAPVPGAPEYVLGIINLRGNVVTVIDTRSRFGLPPSNITDNTRIVIIESDEQVVGILVDSVAEVVYLKSSEIDSAPNVGTEESAKFIQGVSNRDGELLILVDLNKLLSDDEWDELSGL from the coding sequence ATGAACGAAGAAAGAGCAATAAATAATACCCCCGACAACAATGATGAAGTGTTGCAATGGGTGACCTATCGGTTAGGTGATGAAACCTATGGTATTAACGTAATGCAGGTACAGGAAGTGCTTCGTTATACCGAAATTGCCCCTGTTCCAGGCGCGCCTGAATATGTGCTGGGTATTATTAATTTACGTGGTAATGTCGTCACTGTCATCGATACACGATCGCGCTTTGGGTTGCCGCCCAGCAATATCACCGACAATACCCGGATTGTTATTATTGAGTCCGATGAGCAGGTTGTAGGTATTCTGGTGGATAGCGTGGCTGAGGTGGTGTACTTAAAATCATCTGAAATAGACAGCGCGCCTAATGTTGGTACCGAAGAAAGTGCCAAGTTTATCCAGGGGGTAAGTAATCGCGACGGCGAATTGTTGATTCTGGTCGACCTGAATAAGCTGTTATCTGATGATGAGTGGGATGAATTGTCAGGATTATAA
- a CDS encoding ParA family protein, producing the protein MKIWTIANQKGGVGKTTTTVTLGGLLAQAGYRVLLIDTDPHASLSYYFGIEAEGQTLSVYDIFTNKEPVTADKVLDCLSPTKVDGLFVLPATMALATLDRQMGNAPGMGLMLKKALSCVTDEFDYVLLDCPPVLGVLMVNALAACHKVIVPVQTEFLALKGLDRMMHTLTMMSRSLNKQFDTIVVPTMFDKRTRAAIQAQAKLMSDYSEEVWQGMIPVDTHFRDASLQQLPASVLYPKTRGVAAYRLLLKVLELDPVNE; encoded by the coding sequence ATGAAGATCTGGACCATCGCCAATCAAAAAGGTGGGGTGGGCAAAACCACTACCACAGTGACGCTTGGTGGTTTACTGGCTCAGGCTGGATACCGTGTGTTATTGATAGATACCGATCCTCATGCGTCGCTGAGTTATTATTTTGGCATAGAGGCCGAAGGACAAACCTTATCGGTTTACGATATTTTTACTAACAAAGAGCCGGTTACCGCCGATAAGGTTCTTGATTGTTTGTCACCTACCAAGGTGGATGGGTTATTTGTGTTGCCCGCCACCATGGCGCTGGCAACCCTGGACCGCCAGATGGGCAACGCGCCAGGAATGGGGCTGATGCTTAAAAAAGCGCTTAGTTGTGTCACCGATGAATTTGACTATGTATTACTGGATTGTCCGCCTGTGCTGGGGGTTTTGATGGTGAATGCGCTGGCGGCTTGTCACAAGGTTATTGTGCCGGTGCAAACCGAGTTCCTGGCGTTAAAAGGGCTCGATAGGATGATGCATACACTGACCATGATGAGCCGCTCGTTAAATAAGCAGTTTGACACCATTGTGGTACCCACCATGTTTGATAAGAGAACACGGGCAGCAATTCAGGCCCAGGCGAAACTGATGTCCGACTACAGCGAAGAGGTATGGCAGGGGATGATTCCGGTGGATACGCATTTCAGGGATGCCAGCCTGCAGCAGTTGCCGGCGTCGGTGCTGTACCCCAAAACCCGTGGGGTAGCCGCTTACCGTCTGTTACTAAAGGTTTTAGAGTTGGACCCTGTAAATGAGTAA
- a CDS encoding protein-glutamate methylesterase/protein-glutamine glutaminase, translating to MVFKVLIVDDSAFYRRRVREILSEDRELEIVGEARNGQEALDMLIKCAPDVVTMDVEMPVMDGISAVKAIMTRRPVPILMFSSLTHQGAQATLDALEAGALDFLPKRFEDIAQDRRQVSGILRTKVRLLARRKGSLSRTIPSRSNRAPDMPANAPRHSFFRSSTMLSGRQDSVTLPTVSSVTRSGKKYACLAIGASTGGPVALHKVLARLPATFPTPIILVQHMPGTFTNAFAQRLDSQCNIRVKEAADGDELKPGWAYLAPGGKQMVVEHRGPQPVLRIIDDADNPATYRPSVDVTFTSLANIFGGQVLGVILTGMGADGREGCRLLSQGGASIWAQDQISSVVYGMPQAIAKEGLAQKSIGIENMADCIITEMAV from the coding sequence ATGGTCTTTAAAGTACTGATTGTCGATGACTCTGCGTTTTACCGTCGTCGTGTACGTGAAATACTCAGCGAGGACCGCGAGCTGGAAATTGTAGGCGAAGCCCGGAATGGCCAGGAAGCCCTGGATATGCTGATAAAGTGTGCCCCGGACGTAGTGACGATGGACGTGGAAATGCCGGTAATGGATGGTATATCCGCGGTAAAAGCAATTATGACCAGGCGGCCGGTGCCGATTCTGATGTTTTCTTCATTAACTCACCAGGGCGCGCAGGCGACCCTGGATGCCCTTGAAGCCGGGGCATTAGATTTTTTGCCAAAACGGTTTGAAGATATCGCCCAGGATCGACGCCAGGTGTCTGGCATTTTGCGTACTAAAGTGCGCTTGCTGGCCCGGCGCAAAGGCAGTCTTAGCCGCACTATACCTAGTCGCAGTAACCGGGCCCCGGACATGCCCGCCAATGCACCCCGTCATAGTTTTTTTCGCAGCTCTACGATGCTTAGCGGCCGCCAGGACAGTGTAACTTTGCCTACCGTATCCAGTGTGACTCGTTCAGGAAAAAAATACGCGTGTCTGGCCATAGGTGCTTCGACCGGTGGGCCGGTGGCGCTGCACAAAGTGCTTGCGCGCTTACCTGCCACTTTTCCAACGCCTATTATTCTGGTCCAGCACATGCCGGGTACCTTCACCAATGCGTTTGCGCAGCGACTGGACAGTCAATGCAACATTCGTGTTAAAGAAGCTGCCGATGGCGATGAACTGAAACCTGGCTGGGCTTATCTTGCGCCAGGCGGTAAGCAAATGGTCGTGGAGCACCGGGGGCCCCAGCCGGTATTACGTATTATTGATGATGCCGACAATCCGGCTACCTATCGCCCCAGTGTGGATGTGACCTTTACCAGTCTTGCCAATATCTTTGGTGGGCAGGTACTGGGAGTTATTTTAACGGGCATGGGCGCGGATGGACGCGAAGGATGTCGCTTGTTAAGTCAAGGCGGAGCCAGCATCTGGGCCCAGGATCAGATTTCTTCGGTGGTGTATGGCATGCCTCAGGCTATCGCTAAAGAAGGGCTTGCCCAGAAAAGTATTGGTATCGAAAATATGGCTGACTGCATTATTACTGAAATGGCAGTGTAG
- a CDS encoding chemotaxis protein CheA, translating to MSFELDEDILQDFLVEAGEILEQLQEQLVDLENHPEDSDLLNAIFRGYHTVKGGAGFLALTELVEICHGAENVFDTMRNGQRTLTPELMDVILQATDVVVAMFEKVKQREPLEPADAGLVEILHKLSHPESPDENIFGATAAMGEHPAGGLNMDDSAQDVVEPVPTAPEVAAMHGSTDAQGGIEEITEDEFEKLLDELHGTAAPGRSPSPETAVSNTENKPVKATSAPAGEDITDDEFEALLDELHGKGQFSAAEAAQPASATPSSATASASGDEISDDEFEALLDQLHGKGQGPTIKSEEDVANTGETAAPAKPRVKVDEDATAAIAQAKRQQQASTAASPASEAAKPAPAPAKKDDKKSGGAGQQPETTVRVDTKRLDQIMNMVGELVLVRNRLLSLGINTSDESMSKAIANLDVVTGDLQGAVMKTRMQPIKKVFGRFPRVVRDLARSLKKEITLELEGEDTDLDKNLVEALADPLVHLVRNSVDHGIEMPDERQAAGKARMGTVRLSASQEGDHILLTIADDGKGMDPDKLKDIAISRGVLDADAAARMSDVDAFNLIFAPGFSTKTEISDISGRGVGMDVVKTKINQLNGTINIDSQLGKGTRLEIKVPLTLAILPTLMIVVGKQTFALPLGAVSEIINMDITKTNTVDGQLTLIVRSKAIPLFFLGDWLTRGTTNIDREKGHVVVVQIGTQQVGFVVDALIGQEEVVIKPLDALLQGTPGMAGATITSDGGIALILDVPSLLKRYARKN from the coding sequence ATGTCGTTTGAATTAGACGAAGATATTTTACAGGACTTTTTGGTCGAGGCGGGTGAAATTCTTGAGCAATTACAAGAACAACTGGTCGATCTTGAAAACCATCCAGAAGACAGTGACTTGCTTAACGCAATTTTCCGTGGCTATCACACCGTTAAAGGCGGCGCGGGCTTTTTGGCGTTGACCGAGCTGGTTGAAATTTGTCATGGCGCTGAAAATGTCTTTGATACCATGCGAAACGGCCAGCGAACACTGACCCCCGAACTGATGGATGTCATATTGCAGGCCACAGATGTGGTGGTCGCTATGTTTGAGAAGGTCAAACAACGCGAACCATTAGAACCTGCCGATGCCGGCCTGGTAGAGATTCTGCACAAACTCAGTCATCCTGAGTCTCCCGATGAAAATATATTTGGGGCCACGGCGGCGATGGGCGAACACCCTGCGGGCGGTCTGAATATGGATGACTCTGCCCAGGATGTGGTAGAACCGGTACCCACCGCACCAGAGGTGGCAGCGATGCACGGCAGCACCGATGCCCAGGGCGGTATTGAAGAGATCACCGAAGATGAATTTGAAAAGCTGCTGGATGAGCTGCATGGCACCGCCGCACCAGGACGGTCTCCGTCTCCGGAAACGGCGGTAAGTAATACCGAAAATAAACCGGTGAAAGCCACGTCAGCGCCGGCTGGTGAAGATATTACCGATGATGAGTTTGAAGCCTTATTGGATGAGCTACACGGTAAAGGCCAGTTTTCTGCCGCTGAAGCTGCACAGCCAGCAAGTGCCACACCAAGCTCTGCCACTGCTTCTGCGAGCGGCGATGAAATCAGCGATGACGAATTTGAAGCCTTATTAGATCAATTGCATGGTAAAGGGCAGGGGCCTACCATCAAATCTGAGGAGGATGTCGCGAATACCGGTGAGACTGCCGCACCGGCCAAGCCCAGAGTGAAAGTCGATGAAGATGCCACGGCGGCTATCGCTCAGGCAAAACGGCAGCAACAAGCATCCACTGCGGCATCACCGGCTTCTGAAGCGGCGAAACCGGCGCCCGCCCCGGCTAAAAAAGACGATAAAAAATCTGGCGGTGCGGGTCAGCAGCCGGAAACCACCGTTCGGGTGGATACCAAACGTCTTGATCAAATCATGAATATGGTTGGTGAACTGGTGCTGGTGCGTAACCGCCTGTTGAGTCTGGGCATCAATACCAGTGATGAGTCGATGTCCAAAGCCATTGCTAATCTGGATGTGGTGACCGGTGATTTGCAGGGAGCGGTAATGAAAACCCGTATGCAGCCGATCAAAAAAGTGTTCGGTCGCTTTCCCCGGGTGGTGCGGGATCTGGCGCGCAGCCTGAAAAAAGAAATTACCCTTGAGCTGGAAGGTGAAGACACCGATCTGGATAAAAATCTGGTGGAAGCTTTGGCTGATCCGTTGGTGCATCTGGTCAGAAACTCGGTGGACCATGGGATCGAGATGCCGGATGAACGCCAGGCCGCTGGCAAAGCACGCATGGGGACCGTCAGACTTTCGGCTTCCCAGGAAGGCGACCATATCCTGCTGACCATTGCCGATGATGGTAAAGGCATGGATCCGGATAAGCTGAAAGACATTGCCATCAGCCGTGGGGTACTGGATGCAGATGCTGCAGCCAGAATGTCGGATGTAGATGCCTTCAATCTTATCTTTGCCCCGGGCTTTTCCACCAAAACTGAAATCAGTGACATCTCCGGTCGTGGCGTTGGCATGGATGTGGTGAAAACCAAAATCAACCAGCTTAATGGCACAATCAATATCGACTCGCAACTGGGTAAAGGTACCCGGTTAGAAATCAAAGTCCCTCTGACCCTGGCTATTTTGCCCACGCTGATGATTGTCGTTGGTAAGCAAACCTTCGCATTACCGTTGGGCGCGGTCAGTGAAATCATCAATATGGACATTACCAAAACCAATACGGTCGATGGTCAGCTTACGTTGATTGTCCGCTCTAAAGCTATCCCATTATTTTTTCTGGGCGACTGGTTGACCCGCGGCACCACCAATATTGACCGGGAAAAGGGTCATGTAGTGGTGGTTCAGATTGGCACCCAGCAGGTGGGGTTTGTTGTTGATGCCTTGATTGGTCAGGAAGAAGTGGTGATTAAACCGCTGGATGCATTGCTACAGGGTACACCTGGCATGGCCGGGGCCACGATTACTTCTGATGGTGGTATCGCACTGATACTGGATGTTCCCAGCTTGCTAAAACGTTACGCTCGCAAAAACTGA
- a CDS encoding protein phosphatase CheZ: MTTNVNVPISLEEARQLVVHLEQGDNVAARELLEAISTKESIELFAEVGKLTRQLHDALNSFQLDERIVGLANDDIPDAQTRLTYVIEETEKAANTTMDAVEASMPIAESLSERINTIMPEWKKLMTRQIDVAEFKVLCSDLDGLLNNAAAESEKLTGLLTEVLMAQGYQDLTGQVIRRVIELVKEVEDSLVHMLTVFGEPETEQPATENKKQEKSSVEAEGPIVNAAERDDVVKGQDDVDDLLSSLGF; encoded by the coding sequence ATGACAACGAATGTCAATGTTCCTATCTCGTTGGAAGAAGCCCGGCAACTTGTGGTGCATCTTGAGCAAGGTGACAATGTCGCCGCCCGCGAGCTTTTGGAAGCCATTTCTACCAAAGAGTCTATCGAACTTTTTGCCGAAGTGGGAAAATTAACCCGCCAGTTGCACGATGCGCTCAACAGCTTCCAGCTGGATGAGCGTATTGTGGGCTTAGCCAATGATGATATCCCCGACGCGCAAACCCGTCTGACCTACGTTATCGAAGAAACCGAAAAAGCTGCGAATACCACCATGGATGCGGTGGAAGCCAGCATGCCTATCGCTGAAAGCTTATCCGAGCGCATTAATACCATTATGCCGGAATGGAAAAAGCTGATGACGCGGCAAATTGATGTCGCTGAGTTTAAGGTGCTATGCAGCGACTTGGATGGCTTATTGAATAACGCGGCTGCGGAGTCAGAAAAACTGACCGGTCTGTTAACCGAGGTGCTGATGGCACAAGGGTATCAGGATTTGACGGGTCAGGTAATTCGACGGGTTATCGAACTGGTTAAAGAAGTTGAAGACAGTCTGGTACACATGCTTACGGTATTTGGTGAGCCGGAAACTGAACAGCCAGCTACAGAAAACAAAAAACAAGAAAAAAGTAGTGTCGAAGCTGAAGGGCCAATTGTTAACGCCGCAGAACGCGACGACGTGGTGAAAGGCCAGGATGATGTGGACGATCTTTTGTCCAGCTTAGGTTTTTAA
- the cheY gene encoding chemotaxis response regulator CheY, whose translation MDKSMKILVVDDFSTMRRIIKNLLKDLGFSNIQEADDGNTALPMLQQGDFDFVVTDWNMPGMQGIDLLKNIRADGRLKHLPVLMVTAEAKKEQIVAAAQAGVNGYVVKPFTAATLKEKLDKIFERLG comes from the coding sequence TTGGATAAAAGTATGAAAATTCTTGTGGTAGATGACTTTTCTACTATGAGACGAATCATAAAGAACCTGTTAAAGGATTTAGGGTTTTCTAACATCCAGGAAGCAGATGATGGCAACACAGCATTACCCATGCTTCAGCAAGGTGATTTCGACTTCGTGGTAACCGACTGGAACATGCCTGGCATGCAGGGTATTGACCTGCTCAAGAACATCCGTGCGGATGGCAGACTAAAACATCTGCCGGTCTTGATGGTCACAGCCGAAGCAAAAAAAGAACAAATCGTGGCAGCAGCGCAGGCTGGTGTAAATGGCTATGTGGTGAAGCCCTTTACCGCTGCCACGCTAAAAGAAAAATTAGATAAGATCTTTGAACGCTTAGGTTAA
- a CDS encoding RNA polymerase sigma factor FliA, whose amino-acid sequence MNSKAAAYQQQSSKTQLVERHASLVKRIAHHLMARLPASVLVDDLIQAGMIGLLEAAKNFDGSKGASFETFAGIRIRGAMLDEIRKGDWTPRSVHKNSRAITEAIAQVEKETGRDARDVQIAAKLDVSLDSYHQMLNEVNAGKLVGIEDLGVSEDVITTEVNQGNDSPLEDLMQGAFQKALAHAITTLPEREAIVLSLYYDEELNLREIGEVLDVSESRISQIHSQAMLKLKAKMQSWRADS is encoded by the coding sequence TTGAATAGCAAAGCCGCTGCCTACCAACAGCAATCCAGTAAAACGCAACTGGTAGAGCGTCATGCTTCACTGGTTAAGCGAATTGCCCATCATTTGATGGCCCGGTTACCTGCCAGTGTGCTGGTGGATGATCTGATTCAGGCCGGTATGATTGGGTTGTTGGAAGCAGCAAAAAATTTCGATGGGTCGAAAGGCGCCAGCTTTGAGACATTCGCCGGTATTCGTATCCGCGGAGCCATGCTTGATGAGATTCGAAAAGGTGACTGGACCCCACGTTCAGTACACAAAAACAGTCGTGCGATCACTGAAGCGATTGCCCAGGTTGAAAAAGAAACCGGGCGCGATGCGCGTGATGTCCAGATCGCCGCCAAGCTCGATGTCAGCCTTGATAGCTATCATCAGATGCTCAATGAGGTCAACGCCGGTAAGCTGGTGGGAATTGAAGATTTAGGCGTGTCCGAAGATGTGATCACCACTGAAGTCAATCAGGGTAATGACTCGCCTTTGGAAGATTTGATGCAGGGCGCGTTTCAGAAGGCGTTGGCGCATGCTATTACGACCTTGCCTGAACGTGAAGCGATTGTGCTGTCTCTTTATTATGATGAAGAATTAAACTTACGCGAAATAGGCGAAGTGCTGGATGTCAGTGAATCCAGGATCAGCCAGATTCATAGCCAGGCAATGCTGAAATTAAAAGCTAAAATGCAAAGCTGGCGTGCCGATAGCTAA
- a CDS encoding MinD/ParA family ATP-binding protein, producing MIEDQASSLRKMNQSQLIKVIAVTGGKGGVGKTNITLNTAISMAKQGKRVMVLDADLGLANVDVMLGLRVERNLSHVLSGECTLDEVLVTGPHGIKIAPATSGTQSMTELSSIEHAGLIRAFSELRSQVDVLIVDTAAGISDMVLSFSKAAQDIMVVVCDEPTSLTDAYALIKILNREHGVFRFKIVANMVRDTREGHELFSKLSKVTGRFLDVALELVATVPFDENIRRAVRKQTSIVDAYPGSPAAVAISQLATKAMRWPIPNQPGGHLEFFIEQLVSHKATGTQR from the coding sequence ATGATTGAAGATCAAGCGAGTAGCTTACGAAAGATGAATCAGTCACAATTAATCAAAGTTATCGCCGTTACCGGTGGTAAAGGTGGTGTAGGGAAGACCAACATTACGCTCAACACAGCCATCTCAATGGCCAAGCAGGGCAAGCGCGTCATGGTGTTAGACGCGGACCTGGGGTTAGCGAATGTGGATGTCATGTTGGGGCTGCGTGTGGAGCGCAATCTTTCGCATGTGCTTTCTGGTGAATGTACGTTAGATGAAGTACTGGTCACCGGCCCTCACGGTATCAAGATTGCGCCGGCTACGTCGGGTACGCAATCCATGACCGAGTTGTCTTCCATCGAACATGCCGGCCTTATTCGGGCCTTTAGCGAATTACGTTCGCAGGTCGATGTATTGATTGTGGATACCGCAGCGGGCATCTCAGATATGGTGCTGAGCTTCTCCAAAGCAGCTCAGGATATCATGGTGGTGGTGTGCGATGAGCCCACCTCCCTGACCGATGCTTACGCCCTGATTAAAATTCTGAACCGCGAACATGGGGTTTTCCGATTTAAAATCGTGGCGAATATGGTGCGCGACACCCGCGAAGGCCATGAGCTATTCAGTAAGTTGTCCAAAGTTACCGGACGCTTCCTGGATGTCGCGCTGGAGCTGGTCGCCACCGTCCCCTTCGATGAAAATATTCGTCGGGCGGTACGCAAACAAACTTCTATTGTGGATGCGTACCCCGGCTCACCCGCCGCCGTGGCTATTTCACAGCTGGCGACCAAAGCCATGCGTTGGCCGATCCCGAATCAGCCAGGCGGCCATCTGGAATTTTTCATCGAGCAACTGGTTTCGCATAAAGCAACAGGAACGCAACGTTGA
- the flhF gene encoding flagellar biosynthesis protein FlhF: MKIRRFFGKDMREALNAVKAELGSDAVIMSNRKVADGIELVAAFDKEPEAKLAPRPKPAAQRGSAQPQGRSKNATPSLSEIIGDDGPDSLRDLLQKQQEARAAAADNTVAPASQAPAFNEPPSLRPDAAPVSSPRSAGHRHYSEPTSDFSFDIDEPRFNDSPTQFTGQPQASAASGSSDLDSIKEELASLRNVLQFQVAGLMETKQHQQNPVHSYLMKCLAGMGLSQSLSEQLVHYTPKQYNEREAWVYLLNLLANRMHVAGNDILSQTGAVALVGPTGTGKTTTVAKLAARYAQKYGADQVAMITIDTYRIAAYEQLATYGKIIGCTVRKAQSSEELAELLFQLRHKRMVLIDTAGFSQRDSRLIKQLSQFDHGQMQPVRKYLVTQANTQYPALQRIINAYDAVKLDGCIFTKLDECYSLGEVLSVAIEHSLPVSYVTDGQQVPEDIKVADAKSLVSVAAKLYKKYGLNHTNPSNLVNSAQAV; this comes from the coding sequence ATGAAAATCAGACGTTTTTTTGGTAAAGACATGCGCGAAGCGCTCAATGCAGTTAAAGCTGAACTTGGCAGCGATGCAGTGATTATGTCCAATCGCAAGGTTGCCGACGGTATTGAGCTGGTAGCGGCTTTTGACAAAGAGCCCGAAGCGAAACTGGCGCCCCGCCCAAAGCCAGCCGCCCAGCGCGGTTCAGCTCAGCCCCAGGGTCGCAGTAAAAATGCCACGCCCAGTTTAAGTGAAATTATCGGCGATGATGGGCCGGATAGTTTGCGTGACTTGTTGCAAAAGCAGCAGGAAGCGCGTGCCGCAGCAGCCGATAACACGGTAGCGCCTGCGTCTCAGGCACCGGCTTTTAATGAACCACCCAGCCTGCGCCCAGACGCAGCGCCGGTGAGCAGCCCTCGTAGCGCCGGGCACCGTCATTACAGCGAACCGACCAGTGACTTTAGTTTTGATATTGATGAGCCCAGGTTCAATGACTCACCGACGCAATTTACCGGACAGCCACAGGCTTCCGCGGCCAGTGGCAGCAGTGATTTAGACTCCATTAAAGAAGAGCTGGCGTCATTACGTAACGTGCTCCAGTTTCAGGTGGCGGGTCTGATGGAAACCAAACAGCATCAGCAAAACCCGGTGCATAGTTATTTAATGAAATGCCTGGCGGGGATGGGCCTGAGTCAGTCGTTATCCGAACAGCTGGTGCATTACACCCCCAAACAATACAACGAACGCGAAGCCTGGGTGTACTTATTAAATCTTTTGGCTAATCGCATGCATGTCGCGGGTAATGATATTCTGTCGCAAACCGGGGCGGTGGCCTTAGTCGGCCCAACCGGCACCGGAAAAACCACCACGGTGGCCAAACTGGCGGCGCGTTACGCACAAAAATATGGCGCCGACCAGGTGGCGATGATTACCATTGATACCTACCGTATCGCTGCCTATGAGCAATTGGCGACCTACGGCAAAATTATTGGCTGTACGGTACGTAAGGCGCAGTCCAGTGAAGAGTTGGCCGAGTTGCTGTTTCAGTTACGGCACAAACGCATGGTATTAATTGACACCGCCGGGTTTAGCCAGCGTGACAGCCGCCTGATAAAACAGCTTTCTCAGTTTGATCATGGGCAGATGCAACCGGTGAGAAAGTACCTGGTTACTCAGGCGAATACCCAATACCCGGCATTACAGCGTATTATAAATGCCTATGATGCGGTGAAGCTGGATGGGTGCATCTTTACCAAGCTAGATGAATGTTACAGTCTGGGCGAAGTGCTCAGCGTAGCCATAGAACACAGTTTGCCAGTCAGCTATGTTACCGATGGTCAGCAAGTGCCTGAAGATATAAAGGTCGCTGACGCAAAATCTTTAGTATCGGTTGCGGCAAAGCTTTATAAAAAGTACGGTTTGAATCATACTAACCCTAGTAACCTTGTTAACTCAGCACAGGCAGTATGA